Proteins co-encoded in one Garra rufa chromosome 7, GarRuf1.0, whole genome shotgun sequence genomic window:
- the nfil3-4 gene encoding nuclear factor, interleukin 3 regulated, member 4: MESAFSRVIWETEEEGEDLSPRGLGLRRKREFIPEDKKDATYWEKRRKNNEAAKRSREKRRVNDYVLETRLVSLSEENARLRAELLALKLRYGLLNPGSPYSPSQRALSQLHALAPQSLVSCPDKDLYWGRRQDREASHLSGNQQAPVCLGTHPGSAFLPTHPMAIRRNHPYFLDFPNLHSSTAAPLLFPPHLAPATSPCVGRPLLQPGNQRILSDEEGEQQVPADSSTALPHKLRLKTQNSQRKDGKDKSASPIPAYMSD, translated from the coding sequence ATGGAATCTGCGTTCTCACGAGTGATATGGGAAACGGAGGAAGAGGGTGAAGACCTCTCTCCGAGAGGTCTAGGATTGCGTCGTAAACGCGAATTCATCCCCGAGGACAAGAAAGACGCAACCTACTGGGAGAAACGCCGCAAGAACAATGAAGCGGCGAAACGCTCGCGAGAAAAACGAAGAGTCAACGATTACGTTTTGGAGACTCGTTTGGTTTCTCTAAGTGAGGAAAATGCTCGGCTGCGAGCTGAGCTCTTGGCTTTGAAGCTTCGATATGGTTTGCTTAACCCTGGGTCGCCCTATTCACCTTCTCAAAGGGCGCTATCTCAGCTTCATGCTTTGGCACCGCAATCTTTGGTTTCTTGCCCAGACAAAGACCTCTACTGGGGTAGACGCCAAGACAGAGAGGCTTCCCATCTATCAGGGAACCAACAAGCACCCGTCTGTCTTGGTACCCACCCTGGGTCGGCCTTCCTACCTACGCACCCCATGGCGATACGAAGAAACCACCCATACTTCCTGGACTTCCCCAACCTTCATTCTTCAACAGCCGCTCCTTTACTCTTTCCTCCACACCTCGCCCCTGCAACATCACCTTGTGTTGGGCGACCCCTGCTCCAGCCAGGGAATCAGAGGATCTTGTCGGACGAGGAGGGCGAGCAGCAGGTGCCAGCGGATTCTAGCACCGCCTTGCCGCATAAACTAAGACTGAAGACGCAAAACTCACAGCGCAAAGATGGCAAAGATAAATCTGCGTCTCCAATCCCAGCGTACATGTCAGATTGA
- the lingo3a gene encoding leucine-rich repeat and immunoglobulin-like domain-containing nogo receptor-interacting protein 3a — translation MAGCPRLSLPGLFVLLIAASLTHGQSCPQRCDCIPHQRAVMCQNKRLGSIPGGIPADTWLLDLSGNSLRWVEYNDLATLSRLQELDLSENVISVLEPNAFSSLLNLRVLRLRANQLKLVPMGAFSRLSNLTTLDLSGNKLVILLDFTFQDLKNLRNLEVGDNDLVYISNKAFLGLVGLRELTIERCNLTSITGQSLSYLRGLVTLRLRYLSIASLEEQNFRKLGGLRGLEIDHWPFLEYISPHSFQGLNLSWLSITNTNISTVPTGALRNLVHLASLNLSYNPISVLESWALRDLIRLKELHLVGTNLISVQPYSLGGLQQIRLLNLSNNGLVTLEEGSFHSVNTLETLRVDGNPLSCDCRLLWILQRRKTLNFDGKSPVCSTPVELRGKALNTFSDSALFDHFTCQRPKIRNRKLQQLTAREGQVVSFGCQAEGDPTPVIFWISPQRRRITTKSTGRVIVLPEGTLEIRYAQVTDTGTYICIASNAGGNDTYFATLTVSGLPLDSALAANRTYYVGDLNDTNLNDTRVFLKFTLDLKTILVSTAMGCIMFLGVVLFCFILLFVWSRGRGQHKNNFSVEYSFRKVDGPAASGGQGGARKFNMKMI, via the coding sequence ATGGCGGGTTGTCCACGCCTGAGCTTACCGGGGCTGTTTGTGCTCCTAATCGCTGCATCCCTAACACATGGCCAGAGCTGCCCGCAGCGCTGTGACTGTATCCCTCATCAGAGAGCCGTGATGTGCCAGAACAAGCGGCTGGGCTCTATTCCTGGAGGCATCCCGGCTGACACATGGCTGCTGGATCTGAGCGGCAACAGTTTGCGCTGGGTGGAGTACAACGACTTGGCGACTCTCTCGAGACTTCAGGAACTAGACCTGAGTGAGAATGTCATCAGTGTTTTGGAGCCTAATGCCTTCTCTAGTTTGCTTAACCTTAGGGTGTTGCGTCTACGAGCTAACCAGCTCAAACTCGTGCCTATGGGTGCCTTTTCACGTCTTTCCAATCTCACTACTCTGGACCTAAGTGGGAACAAACTAGTCATCCTATTGGACTTCACCTTCCAGGATTTGAAGAACCTCCGCAATTTGGAGGTTGGCGATAATGACCTGGTGTACATTTCAAACAAGGCTTTCCTGGGATTGGTGGGGCTCCGGGAGCTAACCATCGAGAGGTGCAATCTGACCTCTATAACTGGACAGTCTCTTTCCTACCTTCGCGGCTTGGTGACTCTCCGATTACGCTACCTCAGTATCGCTTCGCTGGAAGAGCAGAACTTCCGCAAACTTGGTGGACTGCGGGGTCTTGAGATAGACCACTGGCCCTTCCTTGAGTACATCTCTCCACACAGCTTCCAAGGTCTCAACCTTTCCTGGCTCTcgattaccaacaccaacatttCCACCGTGCCTACGGGAGCCCTTCGCAACCTAGTTCACTTGGCTAGCCTCAATCTGTCTTACAACCCCATTTCAGTTCTTGAGTCTTGGGCCTTGCGGGATCTTATTCGCTTGAAGGAACTGCACCTAGTTGGTACGAACCTGATATCAGTGCAACCCTACAGTCTTGGAGGCCTGCAACAGATAAGATTGCTCAACTTGTCAAACAACGGATTAGTGACCCTGGAGGAAGGCTCCTTCCACTCAGTCAACACACTAGAGACATTGCGTGTGGATGGCAACCCTTTGTCCTGCGACTGCCGGCTACTGTGGATCCTGCAGCGCAGGAAGACCCTTAACTTTGACGGAAAGTCACCAGTTTGCTCTACACCCGTGGAACTGCGAGGAAAGGCACTCAATACCTTCTCGGACTCTGCGCTCTTTGACCATTTCACCTGTCAGCGGCCTAAAATTCGCAATCGGAAGCTTCAACAACTGACGGCACGTGAAGGCCAGGTTGTCTCGTTTGGATGTCAAGCAGAAGGAGATCCAACTCCGGTCATATTTTGGATTTCACCTCAGCGTCGACGTATTACCACCAAAAGCACTGGGCGAGTGATTGTCCTACCTGAAGGTACCTTGGAGATCCGTTACGCCCAGGTAACAGACACCGGGACCTACATCTGCATAGCAAGCAATGCTGGTGGCAACGATACCTACTTTGCCACTCTTACAGTCAGTGGATTGCCATTGGATAGTGCTCTGGCAGCCAATCGCACCTACTACGTGGGTGATCTTAATGACACGAATTTAAACGACACGCGTGTCTTCCTCAAGTTCACATTGGACCTCAAGACCATCCTGGTGTCCACAGCAATGGGCTGCATTATGTTTCTGGGTGTTGTGCTTTTCTGTTTCATTCTCTTGTTTGTGTGGAGCCGAGGACGAGGTCAGCACAAGAACAATTTCTCAGTCGAGTATTCATTCAGGAAGGTAGATGGTCCCGCCGCCAGCGGGGGTCAAGGAGGGGCACGTAAGTTCAACATGAAGATGATATAA